One Ahaetulla prasina isolate Xishuangbanna chromosome 17, ASM2864084v1, whole genome shotgun sequence genomic window carries:
- the MUS81 gene encoding crossover junction endonuclease MUS81, with translation MPKPPQEGPNPLITRWLEEWRDQAAENGRLKSQRAYERALSSLRKYPLPLHSGHEARILMYFGEKICRQLDEELERHRSSQDGTASADMEGERPVNHTGGPIPTSCKSCEDVDEPTDSDRPMLQPALSSLEPVQRQEQHSKKKQSVPRYRTRGYVPTRRSPAYAVLLALYHNAAKPESRGYLTKPELQKTAQPLCDKSFFLADPGSKNTAWSAVSTLIRKELVLKTNIPARYSLTEAGLNVARELQASGKQNNSRTPKATAPQTGGTVALLEENDGSSLGSENADSSPTSKYSCEGPNSGLSTPQFVLQPGQFEVILCVDFIETIGGPASRKQELVRELQRHNVPFSIRKLHVGDFLWVARERGPHGAELLPPTTVRELVLDYVVERKRMPDLCGSIIDGRFREQKFRLRQCGLSHPIYLVEDVNSAQHLSLPEKTLQQAIINTQVIDGFFVKRTSDIRESAAYLTIMTRHLTRQYGDKMLLSCTKQELEDERPLQPREGTCRLLTFAEFNEGAIKNKAQTVYEVFARQLMQVSGLSGEKAAAILEKYKTPASLMGAYAACPDAESQEHLLSSIKCGQLQRNLGPSLSKTLAQLYCTPGPLP, from the exons ATGCCGAAACCGCCGCAGGAAGGCCCGAATCCTTTAATTACGCGATGGTTGGAGGAATGGCGCGACCAGGCCGCGGAAAACGGACGCCTCAAGAGCCAACGCGCCTATGAACGC GCCCTGAGCTCCCTCCGCAAGTATCCCCTTCCTCTGCACAGTGGCCACGAGGCTCGGATCCTTATGTATTTCGGGGAGAAGATCTGCCGTCAGCTGGATGAAGAGCTGGAGAGACACCGCAGCAGCCAGGATGGTACAGCATCAGCCGATATGGAAGGAGAGAGGCCTGTGaaccatacag GTGGGCCAATCCCAACATCTTGCAAAAGTTGTGAAGACGTTGACGAGCCAACTGACAGCGATAGGCCGATGCTACAACCTGCCCTGTCGTCTCTAGAGCCAGTCCAACGTCAAGAGCAACACTCAAAG AAAAAGCAGAGCGTTCCACGATATCGAACCCGGGGTTACGTGCCGACTCGGCGATCTCCCGCTTACGCAGTACTGTTGGCACTCTATCACAACGCCGCG AAACCTGAGTCCCGGGGCTATCTGACCAAACCAGAACTGCAGAAAACTGCTCAGCCTCTCTGCGATAAATCCTTTTTTCTG GCTGATCCTGGAAGTAAGAACACCGCCTGGTCTGCTGTCAGCACTCTGATTCGCAAGGAACTAGTCCTCAAGACTAATATTCCAGCCAG ATATTCTCTGACCGAAGCAGGCCTGAATGTAGCTCGGGAGCTGCAGGCCTCCGGGAAGCAGAACAATTCCCGCACCCCAAAAGCCACAGCACCCCAAACTGGAGGAACCGTTGCGCTTTTGGAGGAAAACGATGGAAGCTCCTTGGGCTCAGAAAATGCAGACAGCAGCCCCACCAGCAAATACAG CTGCGAAGGGCCTAACTCGGGGCTGTCAACACCCCAGTTCGTTCTGCAACCTGGACAGTTTGAGGTGATCCTGTGCGTGGATTTCATCGAGACCATAGG CGGCCCCGCATCCCGTAAACAGGAGCTGGTGCGCGAACTTCAACGTCACAACGTCCCGTTTAGCATCCGGAAACTCCACGTCGGTGATTTCCTCTGGGTGGCCAGAGAGAGGGGTCCCCATGGGGCAG AACTGTTGCCACCAACCACGGTTCGTGAGTTGGTTTTAGACTACGTGGTGGAACGGAAACGGATGCCGGATTTATGTGGTAGCATCATTGACGGTCGCTTCCGGGAACAAAAG TTCCGCCTGCGACAGTGTGGTCTTTCCCACCCCATCTACCTGGTAGAAGACGTGAATTCCGCGCAACATCTCAGTCTTCCTGAAAAGACTCTCCAACAAGCCATTATCAATACTCAG GTGATCGATGGCTTCTTTGTCAAACGTACCAGTGACATTCGGGAATCTGCTGCATACCTGACCATCATGACCCGTCATTTGACCAGACAGTATGGG GACAAAATGCTTTTGAGCTGTACCAAGCAAGAATTGGAGGATGAGCGCCCTCTGCAGCCCAGGGAGGGTACCTGCAGGCTTCTGACATTTGCTGAGTTTAACGAAGGAGCTATAAAAAACAAG GCACAGACGGTGTACGAAGTCTTTGCAAGGCAACTGATGCAGGTCAGCGGCCTCAGTGGAGAAAAGGCGGCTGCCATTTTGGAGAAATACAAAACGCCCGCTAG CCTGATGGGGGCTTACGCCGCGTGTCCGGATGCGGAAAGCCAGGAGCATCTTCTGAGTAGCATCAAGTGTGGCCAGCTGCAGAG AAATCTGGGTCCTTCGCTTAGCAAGACCTTGGCTCAATTGTACTGCACCCCTGGGCCGCTGCCTTGa